A stretch of Aspergillus nidulans FGSC A4 chromosome VI DNA encodes these proteins:
- a CDS encoding uncharacterized protein (transcript_id=CADANIAT00009815), with protein sequence MASNHELPEYPHDEALVRRHVSLSAMESPHSHSARYNARTKTLVEQSGVQAAAYYSQGVAEYNRFMASGDTLNIKLGAVWSGFRDDPRDHNSLSLWDEHGHISLHVAFNRYDRTIRINTWDGQWGNEIYTSFPDSIVQEVHTTIAIQYWAPGSYTIHIGGMGLDVDVPRLSAPNALTYRVSRNNDGMFGGKVDTTLNY encoded by the exons ATGGCCTCCAACCACGAATTGCCCGAATATCCTCATGATGAGGCTCTCGTACGCCGCCATGTATCCCTCTCCGCTATGGAGAGCCCTCATAGTCACAGCGCCAG ATATAACGCGCGCACCAAGACACTGGTAGAGCAATCTGGTGTCCAGGCAGCCGCTTACTACAGCCAGGGCGTGGCTGAGTACAACCGTTTTATGGCATCGGGTGATACGCTCAACATCAAGCTTGGGGCTGTCTGGTCTGGATTCCGCGACGACCCACGGGACCACAACAGTTTGAGCCTCTGGGATGAGCATGGCCATATTTCTCTGCACGTCGCATTCAACCGCTATGATCGGACAATCCGAATCAATACGTGGGATGGGCAGTGGGGAAACGAGATCTATACCTCCTTCCCAGACTCAATCGTTCAAGAGGTACACACGACCATCGCAATCCAGTATTGGGCGCCCGGGTCATATACTATTCACATTGGGGGTATGGGTCTTGATGTAGACGTCCCTAGGCTTAGCGCTCCCAACGCTTTAACGTACCGGGTCTCGCGAAACAATGATGGCATGTTTGGGGGGAAGGTTGACACAACACTGAACTATTAA
- a CDS encoding uncharacterized protein (transcript_id=CADANIAT00009814) — MDNDGPPEKEQTPASNLHQVYSQEKRVADSHDTLVVPPGTPTGATSTETLALAHPYPPTTSTAPVKNTTWRLTDQVVKNRDRDRAAGYKPRELGVTWQGLSVEVPTAEASVNENLFSQFNIPQVAKDYFRKPPVRPILSDSHGCVKPGEMLLVLGRPGSGCTTLLNLLSNRRQGYRMIKGDVRFGTMDPKEAERYRGQIVMNTEEELFYPHLQVGATMDFATKLKVPAHLPDGADSIDGYVKETKDFLLESMGISHTAHTKVGNEFVRGVSGGERKRVSIIECLATRGSVFCWDNSTRGLDASTSLEWAKALRAMTDVNGLATIVTLYQAGNGIYNLFDKVLVLDEGKQIYYGPAAEAKPFMEELGFVYTEGGNIGDFLTGVTVPTERRIKPGYESRFPRNADEIRALYEKSPIYSQMIAEYDYPQTPLAKERTEAFKESVAWEQAKELPKGSSLTVGFWSQLLACTIRQYQILWGEKSTFLMKQVLSLAMALIAGSCFYDAPDDSSGLFIKGGGVFFAVLYNNIVAMSEVTESFKGRPVLVKHKSFAMYHPAAFCLAQIMADFPVLLFQCTIFSVVMYWMIGLKHTAAAFFTFWAILFTITLCLTAMFRCIGAAFKTFEAASKISGTAVKGIVMYAGYMIPKPDVRNWFVELYYTNPFAYAFQAALSNEFHDQHIACVGENLIPSGPGYEDVGAGHQACAGVGGALPGAAYVTGDQYLGSLHYKFTQLWRNYGVVWGFWGLFAVLTIIFTTFWNAGAGSGSTLFVPREKIKQHQRHKDEESQSQVGAATARDGGDTSLDEGNISRNTSIFTWQNLTYTVNTPTGERVLLDKVNGYVKPGMLGALMGSSGAGKTTLLDVLAQRKTDGTIKGSIMVDGRPLPVSFQRSAGYCEQLDIHEEYATVREALEFSALLRQPRTTPREEKLKYVDTIINLLELQDLADTLIGGVGNGLSVEQRKRVTIGVELVAKPSILIFLDEPTSGLDGQSAYNTVRFLRKLADIGQAILVTIHQPSAQLFAEFDTLLLLARGGKTVYFGDIGENGRTIKQYFGKYGAQCPVEANPAEFMIDVVTGAIPEVKDNDWHQIWLESPENAKMIKDLEDMIADAASKPPGTHDDGFEFSMPLWEQIKIVTHRMNVSLYRNTNYINNKFSLHIISALLNGFSFWRAGPKTGVSDLNLKMFSIFNFVFVAPGVINQLQPLFIQRRNIYDAREKKSKMYSWISFVIGLIVSEFPYLCVCAVLYFLCWYYCVKLPYDSSRAGSTFFIMLIYEFIYTGIGQTIAAIAPNATFAALVNPLIISILVLFCGVFVPYTQMNVFWKYWLYYLNPFNYVVSGMLTFGIWGNNVICNDDEYARFDPVNGTCAEYLKDYVTGSGWAINLANPEATSDCRVCQFRDGSDFLTTLNIKHYYYGWRDAGICVIFAISGLHRVLALGIQRISVQVSAMNTRDVTCFRALLP; from the exons ATGGACAACGACGGCCCCccggagaaggagcagaCTCCCGCTTCGAACCTGCACCAAGTCTATAGTCAGGAAAAGCGCGTAGCAGACAGCCACGATACCCTCGTCGTTCCAccaggcacccccacagGAGCAACAAGCACAGAGACGCTCGCCCTCGCCCACCCGTATCCCCCCACGACATCAACAGCGCCAGTGAAGAATACAACATGGCGGTTAACAGACCAAGTCGTCAAGAACCGAGACCGTGACCGAGCGGCTGGCTACAAGCCGCGTGAGCTGGGTGTGACATGGCAGGGTCTCTCCGTCGAGGTTCCTACCGCCGAGGCCTCCGTCAACGAGAACCTGTTCTCCCAGTTCAACATCCCTCAGGTTGCAAAGGATTATTTCCGGAAGCCGCCTGTGCGTCCGATCCTCTCGGACTCTCATGGCTGTGTCAAACCTGGTGAGATgctgcttgtgcttggcCGGCCAGGATCCGGTTGCACAACGCTTCTGAACCTCCTGTCGAATCGGCGTCAGGGATATCGCATGATCAAGGGTGATGTTCGATTCGGGACCATGGATCCTAAGGAAGCTGAAAGGTATAGGGGGCAGATTGTGATGAAcacggaggaggagctctTCTACCCGCACCTCCAGGTAGGGGCCACTATGGACTTTGCAACGAAGCTCAAGGTTCCCGCGCATCTTCCGGATGGAGCAGACTCGATAGATGGGTATGTTAAAGAAACCAAGGACTTTCTCCTAGAGTCCATGGGAATTTCACACACTGCACATACGAAGGTCGGTAATGAGTTTGTGCGTGGTGTATCCGGCGGCGAGCGAAAAC GTGTTTCTATCATTGAGTGCCTGGCAACGCGGGGATCAGTGTTCTGTTGGGATAACAGCACCCGTGGACTCGACGCAAGCACTTCGCTGGAGTGGGCGAAAGCATTGAGAGCAATGACCGATGTCAACGGGTTAGCGACGATCGTCACGCTCTATCAAGCGGGAAATGGCATTTACAACCTCTTCGACAAGGTCCTTGTCCTGGACGAGGGGAAGCAGATATACTATGGGCCAGCGGCAGAAGCGAAGCCGTTCATGGAAGAACTAGGGTTTGTCTATACTGAGGGTGGAAATATCG GCGACTTTTTGACCGGTGTCACAGTCCCGACTGAGCGCAGAATTAAGCCTGGCTACGAGAGCCGCTTTCCCAGGAATGCCGACGAGATTAGGGCCTTGTACGAGAAATCGCCAATTTACAGCCAGATGATCGCGGAGTACGACTATCCGCAGACACCGCTAGCCAAAGAGAGAACAGAGGCGTTCAAAGAGTCCGTCGCATGGgaacaagccaaagagctcCCCAAAGGAAGCTCGTTGACCGTCGGCTTCTGGTCACAACTGCTTGCATGCACCATCCGTCAATATCAGATTCTCTGGGGTGAAAAGTCCACGTTCCTGATGAAACAAGTTCTATCTCTGGCTATGGCGTTGATTGCAGGATCCTGTTTCTACGATGCTCCCGACGATTCCTCAGGATTGTTCATTAAGGGAGGTGGTGTCTTCTTTGCTGTACTATATAACAACATTGTCGCCATGTCTGAAGTCACCGAGTCCTTCAAGGGTCGCCCTGTGCTGGTGAAGCACAAGTCGTTTGCCATGTACCACCCAGCAGCATTCTGTTTAGCTCAGATTATGGCTGATTTCCCTGTCCTGCTTTTCCAATGTACAATATTCAGTGTCGTGATGTACTGGATGATCGGACTAAAAcatactgctgctgctttcttcaCGTTTTGGGCCATCCTGTTCACAATTACTCTG TGCTTGACAGCAATGTTCCGCTGCATCGGCGCCGCTTTCAAGACATTCGAAGCTGCATCCAAAATCTCAGGTACGGCTGTAAAAGGCATCGTCATGTACGCCGGTTACATGATTCCCAAGCCTGATGTCAGGAACTGGTTCGTCGAATTATACTACACTAATCCGTTCGCCTACGCCTTTCAAGCTGCCCTCTCCAATGAATTTCACGATCAGCACATCGCTTGCGTCGGCGAAAACCTTATACCAAGCGGCCCTGGATACGAAGACGTGGGTGCCGGCCACCAAGCCTGCGCTGGTGTTGGCGGTGCACTCCCTGGTGCTGCTTATGTTACTGGAGATCAGTATCTCGGCTCCTTACACTACAAATTTACGCAGCTTTGGCGAAACTACGGTGTGGTCTGGGGTTTCTGGGGCCTCTTTGCCGTTTTGACGATCATTTTCACTACCTTCTGGAATGCAGGGGCTGGCAGCGGTTCGACCCTCTTCGTGCCCCgagagaagatcaagcagcaTCAAAGACACAAGGATGAAGAGTCCCAGTCGCAGGTTGGAGCAGCCACCGCCCGAGACGGTGGTGATACATCGCTGGATGAAGGGAATATCTCGCGCAACACGTCTATCTTCACCTGGCAGAATTTGACATATACTGTAAACACCCCTACCGGTGAACGTGTGCTCTtggacaaggtcaatggCTATGTAAAGCCCGGAATGCTGGGTGCTCTCATGGGATCGTCTGGTGCAGGCAAAACGACGCTACTGGATGTTTTGGCGCAGCGCAAGACCGACGGTACTATCAAAGGCTCTATCATGGTGGACGGAAGACCTCTCCCTGTTTCCTTCCAGCGATCTGCTGGATACTGTGAGCAATTGGACATACACGAGGAATATGCTACTGTCCGAGAAGCATTGGAGTTTTCTGCCTTGCTTCGTCAACCTAGGACCACCCCCAGAGAGGAAAAGTTGAAATACGTTGACACCATCATCAatctccttgagcttcaggatcTGGCAGATACCTTGATTGGGGGGGTTGGAAACGGCCTCAGCGTCGAGCAGAGAAAGCGTGTCACAATTGGTGTTGAACTTGTTGCGAAACCCAgcatcttgatcttcttaGATGAACCTACCTCTGGGCTTGACGGGCAGTCGGCCTATAATACAGTCCGATTCCTGAGAAAACTTGCAGATATTGGGCAAGCTATCCTGGTTACTATCCATCAACCGTCCGCCCAGCTCTTCGCCGAGTTCGACACTCTCCTTCTACTGGCGAGGGGTGGTAAGACCGTGTACTTTGGAGACATTGGCGAGAACGGACGCACAATCAAGCAGTACTTTGGCAAATATGGCGCACAGTGTCCTGTCGAGGCCAACCCGGCCGAGTTCATGATTGACGTTGTCACTGGCGCTATCCCAGAGGTGAAGGACAACGACTGGCACCAGATCTGGCTTGAATCACCGGAGAATGCTAAAATGAtcaaggatctggaggatatGATCGCCGACGCAGCCTCTAAGCCCCCCGGGACACATGATGACGGATTCGAGTTCTCGATGCCTCTATGGGAGCAGATCAAAATCGTCACCCACCGCATGAACGTCTCCTTATATCGAAACACTAACTACATCAACAACAAATTCAGTCTACATATCATCTCCGCCTTGCTAAACGGGTTTTCATTCTGGAGAGCAGGACCCAAGACAGGTGTGAGTGACCTGAACCTGAAGATGTTCTCGATATTCAATTTCGTGTTCGTCGCCCCCGGTGTGATCAACCAGCTTCAGccactcttcatccagcgCCGAAACATCTACGACGCGCGTGAAAAGAAGTCCAAGATGTATTCGTGGATCAGTTTTGTGATTGGTCTTATTGTTAGCGAATTCCCCTATCTTTGTGTCTGCGCAGTGCTCTACTTCCTTTGCTGGTACTACTGTGTCAAGCTTCCGTATGACTCCAGCAGAGCAGGATCAACGTTCTTCATCATGCTCATCTACGAGTTCATCTACACCGGCATTGGTCAAACCATCGCGGCAATTGCTCCCAACGCAACGTTTGCAGCACTCGTGAACCCATTGATCATCTCTATCCTGGTTCTCTTCTGCGGCGTCTTCGTCCCATACACCCAGATGAACGTCTTCTGGAAGTACTGGCTGTACTACCTCAACCCTTTCAACTATGTTGTTTCTGGCATGCTGACCTTCGGTATCTGGGGCAACAATGTCATTTGCAATGATGATGAGTACGCGCGCTTTGATCCTGTGAACGGGACCTGTGCCGAATATCTCAAGGACTACGTCACTGGTTCTGGTTGGGCGATTAACCTCGCGAATCCAGAGGCGACGTCTGACTGCAGGGTGTGCCAATTTCGCGATGGGAGTGACTTCTTGACGACGCTGAACATCAAGCACTACTACTACGGCTGGAGAGATGCGGGTATCTGTGTGATCTTTGCTATCAGTGG ACTGCATAGAG TGCTTGCTCTTGGTATACAACGCATCTCTGTCCAGGTGTCTGCAATGAACACTAGGGATGTTACGTGCTTTCGAGCTCTCCTGCCTTAG
- a CDS encoding uncharacterized protein (transcript_id=CADANIAT00009816): protein MYANTVNAPDLKPSSLKFINKESKGSAGIRDEEDVFVHKRAPDEIVVFPGFAEIRSITIVHTRYGSKGIISELTVGVQDHQLGQEACQVWNDVDRGSSGCLSAARLLANSDWENSSAGS from the exons ATGTATGCCAACACTGTCAATGCCCCTGATCTCAAACCCAGCAGCCTCAAGTTCATCAACAAGGAATCCAAGGGGAGTGCTGGCATccgcgacgaggaagacgtATTTGTTCATAAACGGGCCCCAGATGAGATCGTCGTATTTCCAGGATTTGCGGAGATCAGGAGCATCACGATAGTCCATACACGATACGGATCCAAGGGCATCATCTCAGAACTAACCGTGGGGGTTCAAGACCATCAGCTCGGACAGGAAGCCTGCCAAGTGTGGAATGATGTAGACCGAGGTTCTTCCGGCTGCCTTTCGGCCGCCAGACTACTTGC TAACTCGGACTGGGAAAATTCCTCCGCCGGTTCCTGA